Proteins from a genomic interval of Hydrogenispora ethanolica:
- a CDS encoding class I mannose-6-phosphate isomerase, with translation MTEKTLKLSEQPLKLESTRVWRTYSGGKVLEEWQGRPDPQDGDRPEEWIASVTRARNNRSEASPDEGLSEVSLAGDATVLLKALIDADPEAFLGAEHVRRYGANTAVLVKALDSRSRLAIQVHPDRDFARDVFHSAFGKTEAWYALGGREIGGEPPYLLFGFKPGVTREKWRELFEKQDIPGMVDCLHRIQLVPGETLLIEGGVPHAIGSGCFLLEIQEPTDYTIRVERTTPEGNPIPDELCHQGIGFEKIFDCFHYEALTLEETLARYRIPPVVLDEGDGFRVIELIGAGHTDKFRLQRLEVGKALDCRNDGQFSILAVLAGSGRIRYSDRVMALRQSQTVFLPAGLTVFRIEGDPGHPLELVRCFPPR, from the coding sequence GTGACTGAAAAAACGCTCAAACTGAGCGAGCAACCGCTAAAGCTAGAGAGCACCCGAGTCTGGCGCACCTACTCCGGGGGCAAAGTATTGGAAGAATGGCAGGGCCGGCCCGATCCCCAGGACGGGGATCGCCCCGAGGAATGGATCGCCTCGGTGACCCGGGCCCGCAACAACCGGAGCGAGGCTTCCCCGGACGAGGGCTTGAGTGAAGTCAGCCTCGCCGGGGACGCGACCGTCCTGTTGAAAGCGTTGATCGACGCCGACCCCGAGGCTTTCCTGGGCGCGGAGCATGTGCGAAGATACGGCGCCAATACGGCGGTATTGGTCAAGGCGCTGGACTCCCGGAGCCGCCTGGCGATCCAGGTTCATCCGGACCGCGATTTTGCCAGGGATGTTTTTCATTCGGCCTTTGGCAAGACCGAGGCCTGGTATGCGTTGGGCGGGCGGGAGATCGGCGGCGAGCCGCCCTATCTGCTGTTTGGCTTCAAACCCGGCGTGACCCGGGAGAAGTGGCGGGAACTCTTCGAGAAGCAGGACATTCCGGGGATGGTCGACTGCCTGCACCGCATCCAGCTGGTGCCCGGCGAGACCCTGCTGATCGAAGGCGGGGTCCCCCACGCCATCGGGTCCGGCTGTTTCCTGCTGGAGATCCAGGAGCCGACCGACTACACCATCCGGGTGGAACGGACCACGCCGGAAGGCAACCCCATCCCCGACGAGCTCTGCCACCAGGGCATCGGTTTCGAGAAGATCTTCGATTGTTTTCATTATGAGGCACTGACGCTGGAAGAGACCCTGGCCCGCTACAGGATTCCCCCGGTCGTGCTGGACGAGGGAGACGGCTTCCGGGTGATCGAATTGATCGGGGCCGGCCATACCGATAAGTTCCGGCTGCAGCGGCTGGAAGTCGGTAAAGCGCTGGACTGCCGCAATGACGGCCAGTTTTCGATCCTGGCGGTCCTCGCCGGGTCCGGCCGGATCCGTTACAGCGATCGCGTCATGGCGCTGCGGCAGTCGCAGACCGTCTTTTTGCCGGCCGGGCTCACGGTGTTCCGCATCGAAGGGGATCCCGGCCATCCGCTGGAACTGGTGCGCTGCTTCCCGCCGCGCTAA
- a CDS encoding flavodoxin domain-containing protein — MKTLVIYRSKSGFARQYAEWIAADLQADLYEAAQVTPALWESYDTVIYGAGLYAVGINGIKLIKENLDKLRGKKVIVFATGASPARDAVSDEVRAKNFTPEQQQRIRFFYLRGGFNYHKLQPCDKVVMSLMKWSLKRKKQLTLDDQGLLAAYDQPVDFTDRRNIADLVAYAKAAQPL; from the coding sequence ATGAAAACGTTGGTGATCTACCGGTCGAAAAGCGGTTTCGCGCGGCAATATGCGGAATGGATCGCTGCGGATTTACAAGCCGATCTCTACGAGGCGGCCCAGGTGACTCCGGCGCTGTGGGAGAGCTATGACACCGTGATTTACGGTGCCGGCCTGTATGCGGTGGGCATCAACGGGATCAAGCTGATCAAGGAGAACCTCGACAAACTGCGCGGCAAGAAGGTCATCGTCTTCGCCACCGGCGCCTCGCCCGCCCGCGACGCGGTAAGCGACGAAGTCCGAGCCAAGAACTTCACCCCCGAGCAACAGCAACGGATCCGCTTCTTTTATTTGCGGGGCGGCTTTAACTACCATAAACTGCAACCATGCGACAAAGTTGTAATGAGCTTGATGAAATGGAGTCTGAAAAGAAAAAAACAATTGACTCTGGATGACCAGGGGCTGCTGGCCGCCTATGACCAGCCGGTGGACTTCACGGACCGGCGGAACATCGCGGATCTGGTGGCTTACGCCAAGGCCGCGCAGCCGCTTTGA
- a CDS encoding DUF6338 family protein, producing MSELDSATKLFLVIAFILPGFVAYSVSNSLYRKPQPKRDFKEIEITYSSIFYSCGMYAVLYAILGKSLLTLIPRYPLWSAAVMIVLSFLWGIAVFLIRIHDLLYRVLRRLGLMGKITPPNLYAAVFDPNYSPEASAGRWVTVKLGQRLLEGYVELADVAEDERLILIKGIREFTEDGEFLNEPAEGTGIIIDLTKVDSITLI from the coding sequence ATGAGCGAGCTCGACTCCGCGACCAAGCTTTTCTTGGTAATCGCCTTCATTCTGCCGGGCTTCGTGGCCTATTCGGTCAGCAATTCCTTATATCGCAAACCGCAACCGAAACGAGACTTCAAAGAGATCGAGATCACCTACTCCAGTATCTTTTATAGTTGCGGCATGTATGCCGTGCTATATGCAATCCTGGGAAAATCGCTGCTTACTCTGATCCCCCGTTATCCGCTCTGGAGCGCCGCCGTTATGATCGTCCTCAGTTTCCTCTGGGGCATCGCCGTCTTTCTCATCCGCATCCATGACCTTTTGTACCGGGTGTTGCGCCGGCTCGGGCTGATGGGGAAAATAACCCCGCCCAACCTTTACGCGGCGGTTTTTGACCCCAACTATTCTCCGGAAGCGAGCGCGGGACGCTGGGTGACCGTCAAGCTGGGGCAGCGGTTGCTGGAAGGCTATGTCGAGCTGGCCGATGTGGCCGAGGACGAGCGTTTGATCCTGATCAAAGGGATCCGCGAGTTTACCGAGGACGGCGAGTTCCTGAACGAACCCGCCGAAGGCACCGGCATCATCATCGATCTGACCAAAGTGGACAGCATTACCTTAATTTAG
- a CDS encoding (2Fe-2S) ferredoxin domain-containing protein — protein sequence MKTIPVQICFGTHCTMMGAMDILEAVTELKERMTDCLIEIEIVKCFGDCNLDRFAPVVVVSGERFNSATTEQVMARIMSEAIRA from the coding sequence ATGAAAACCATTCCGGTACAGATCTGTTTCGGCACCCATTGCACGATGATGGGGGCGATGGATATTTTGGAAGCTGTCACCGAGCTCAAAGAGCGGATGACGGACTGCCTGATCGAGATCGAGATCGTGAAATGTTTCGGCGATTGCAATTTGGACCGGTTCGCTCCGGTCGTGGTGGTCAGCGGCGAGCGGTTCAACTCGGCCACCACCGAACAGGTGATGGCCAGGATCATGAGCGAGGCGATCCGGGCATGA
- a CDS encoding 4Fe-4S dicluster domain-containing protein, protein MRGVYTSITKIRRQVFAEIARMAYEGNLQEQLEEAPYKILPGEVAQYRESIFKERAIVGERLRLALGLPIRKVDKHSRLSQGIEAADVAERILQPPLVNVIPFACEACPTDAFYVTDNCRKCLAHPCTFVCPVKAVGLGKDRAHIDQEKCIKCGKCKEACPYNAIVRYDRPCAAACGVNAIESDYLGRAQINAEKCVSCGLCIVNCPFGAIADKSELFQVINALNRGDRVVVELAPSFVGQFGPLATPAKIVQGLKLLGFSDVVEVSLGADIASIHEAHVFLDNVPQHQPYLGTSCCPSWALMAEKFFPDQFANISSSHTPMVAAAKAIKERDPEARVVFTGPCVAKKNEALDDEVKPYIDFVLTFEELIAMWVAREIDLTALEEGADGAELTDSSSYGRNYANCGGVAAAITRNIQELEPGREVPVDRADNLSDCRKMLTLAKAGKRDGYLLEGMACPGGCVGGPGTLLATRQGSVKVQEFAKHSPYPTAFDNPKAKED, encoded by the coding sequence ATGAGGGGCGTTTACACTTCGATCACCAAGATCCGGCGGCAGGTCTTCGCGGAGATCGCCCGAATGGCCTACGAGGGGAACCTCCAGGAGCAACTGGAGGAAGCGCCGTACAAGATCCTCCCCGGCGAGGTGGCCCAGTACCGCGAGAGCATCTTCAAAGAGCGGGCCATCGTCGGCGAACGGCTCCGGCTGGCCCTGGGGCTGCCCATCCGCAAGGTCGACAAGCATTCCCGGCTCTCGCAAGGCATCGAGGCGGCGGATGTGGCGGAGCGCATTCTCCAGCCGCCGCTGGTGAATGTGATTCCTTTCGCCTGCGAGGCCTGCCCGACTGATGCGTTCTATGTCACCGACAACTGCCGCAAGTGCCTGGCGCACCCCTGCACCTTCGTCTGCCCGGTGAAAGCGGTCGGCCTGGGGAAGGACCGCGCCCATATCGATCAGGAGAAGTGCATCAAATGCGGCAAATGCAAGGAAGCCTGCCCCTACAACGCCATCGTCCGTTATGACCGGCCTTGCGCCGCCGCCTGCGGCGTCAACGCCATCGAAAGCGATTATCTGGGCCGGGCGCAGATCAACGCCGAGAAGTGCGTCTCCTGCGGCTTATGCATCGTGAATTGCCCGTTCGGGGCCATCGCCGACAAGTCGGAGCTGTTTCAGGTGATCAATGCGCTCAACCGCGGCGACCGGGTGGTGGTGGAGCTGGCGCCGTCGTTCGTGGGGCAGTTCGGCCCGCTGGCCACGCCGGCCAAGATCGTCCAGGGACTGAAGCTGCTGGGCTTCAGCGACGTGGTGGAGGTCAGCCTGGGCGCGGACATCGCCTCGATTCACGAGGCCCATGTCTTCCTGGACAATGTGCCGCAGCACCAGCCTTATCTGGGCACTTCCTGCTGCCCGTCCTGGGCGCTGATGGCCGAGAAGTTCTTCCCGGACCAGTTCGCCAATATCTCCTCGTCGCACACGCCGATGGTGGCGGCGGCCAAGGCCATCAAGGAGCGCGATCCCGAGGCCCGGGTGGTCTTCACCGGCCCCTGTGTCGCCAAGAAGAATGAGGCCCTGGACGACGAGGTTAAACCGTATATCGATTTCGTGCTCACCTTCGAAGAGCTGATCGCCATGTGGGTGGCGCGAGAGATTGATTTGACCGCGCTGGAGGAAGGGGCCGACGGCGCCGAATTGACCGACAGCTCCAGCTACGGCCGGAACTACGCCAACTGTGGCGGCGTGGCCGCGGCGATCACCCGGAATATTCAAGAGCTGGAACCCGGCCGCGAGGTCCCCGTCGACCGGGCCGATAACCTGAGCGACTGCCGCAAGATGCTGACCCTCGCCAAAGCGGGCAAACGCGACGGCTATCTGCTGGAAGGGATGGCCTGCCCCGGCGGCTGTGTCGGCGGCCCGGGCACCCTGCTCGCCACGCGCCAGGGCTCGGTGAAGGTCCAGGAGTTCGCCAAGCATTCGCCCTATCCGACCGCGTTTGACAATCCCAAGGCCAAGGAGGACTGA